A portion of the Nitratidesulfovibrio termitidis HI1 genome contains these proteins:
- a CDS encoding DUF3320 domain-containing protein, whose amino-acid sequence MTTDWASHTENESISVFQSTLPLAEKLDKARVELLDLSARNRLLNMPRSGKSARTIEIVDEISSEIFRLLVREGKLFTFVAGKSARTEGDEADTEAYEITDLAQPDDDVVDERGVFSRHADTRLQTRLTPQGLQKRLLELYFDARTLEEEQGVNILYLTLGTLKWVDPANAANIRHAPLLLIPVSLDRGNAAEKFKLRARQEDFSSNLSLETFLDRVHGISLPTFEATDSFEPLSYFESVADAVAGKAGWTVQHDEMALGFFSFAKFLMYRDLDPETWPAHARISDRPLIRCALADGFAGSDGMIPEDAKIDPFIPPSEMLHIVDSDSSQALAVHEVRRGRDMVIQGPPGTGKSQTIANIIAAAVADGKTVLFVAEKMAALEVVKRRLDATGVGDACLELHSNKANKRALLDELRRTWHLGVPKTQDAGTLYARLAELRDGLNAHAARLHCCHVTAGLSPYQVIGQLVRLRQAGERPNDIVLENPGEWTSDGFADRHAVLAELASRVEEIGTPSDHVWSGVGLASITPMDVERFTGRFSALAERLVALDEKQADMATLLERERAATLDALSPLIELAVRIAGTPGLPQSALSSPAWQEKYDDIRALLTTGKRYTQLREELASGFTSAAWETETGTARATLSRLPLSFSPDGFGRLAILVDRLPMLTAEAEALARAMERPAPLALADILRLVKVGERVLAAPPSSREAFAADAWDGNTGRAADLAGAALALEQVRSEIGASISDAAWGMDLAAARTALAAHGTGFFKIFSGEWRRANRLVRSILVHPEQPLAATLTQLDALARGQAAKRLLEAEDALGKTLFATDWRQDRSVSGPLLALVEWMQSVEGLGAEPRTVVAANPDRDVIARHVAGTENLLAEVSPIVAKVWSELPASAAVFGDAPTAERANIASLLVAATSFTDAARATGAIFTEVPTSLSERLNMLERLAEGQVCARFLDAGDALGRSAFATSWIGSDSDWRELDVAATWIASNGDIRLLASRVEDRRHVAAQVEAIKSERASLIADGVCLLEDIRLAPRHDFDTARIGTVPIARLCASFGEWAASGEQLFKWVAYRDRADRGRALGCGDVVMRLEDGRLTPGEVLPAFEMAYYEAIYAELVRMNPDLGRFDGTLHGRLVRDFADLDRKRIAHAGVEVVQAHHKRVPPRDGSAIGPLGVLRAEMQRKRGHMPIRKLMERAGQAVQALKPVFMMSPLSVAQFLAPGVFDFDLLVMDEASQIQPVDALGAIARARQVVVVGDPKQLPPTAFFSKITGNGSEDDDSDGGRVADIESILGLFTARGLPTRMLRWHYRSKHESLIAVSNRQFYEGKLFIVPSPYTAEAGMGLRFHYISEGLFDAGGTRTNKIEAKIVAQAIIDHARECPHLSLGVAAFSAAQRRAILDQLELMRRSLPSDTEAFFQAHPAEPFFVKNLENVQGDERDVIFISVGYGPTTPGGRPPMRFGPLGSEGGERRLNVLISRAKQRCEVFSSMTDEDIDPDFAATRKGVLAFRLFLHYARTGRMTMAESTGRDYDSVFEEQVAQALQTRGYQVHRQVGLAGFFIDLAIADAERPGRYLLGIECDGASYHDARSARDRDRLRQSVLESHGWVIHRVWSTDWFQRPAEQLELIIARIEAAKEEYDTKAASRSTRAVPIEIVAIEREDVTEIGLVPTDDESPSAGAEYVEAVLQRPTYRTDELHETPTGILTNLVVEAVSVEGPVHVDEVVHRIRDAWGLKRAGGRIQDAIEAAVKVAVKTGRIERVSQFLSIPNEPVRIRDRSTTKSFNLRRADMLPPAEIDAAILDIARNNFGATRDQMVQATSRMLGIKVTSAAVRAVIEQQIDEAVASGALVLQADILTPAALS is encoded by the coding sequence ATGACTACAGACTGGGCTTCACACACGGAAAACGAAAGTATTTCAGTTTTTCAGAGCACGTTGCCATTGGCTGAGAAACTCGACAAGGCCAGAGTGGAGTTACTTGATTTATCGGCGCGTAACCGGTTGCTCAACATGCCTCGCTCCGGAAAGAGCGCGAGGACCATCGAGATAGTGGATGAAATAAGCTCTGAAATTTTCAGGCTGCTGGTCCGCGAAGGTAAACTCTTTACGTTTGTGGCGGGTAAATCCGCCCGTACGGAAGGTGATGAGGCGGACACCGAAGCGTATGAGATCACGGATCTTGCGCAACCGGATGATGATGTTGTTGATGAACGGGGTGTTTTCAGCCGCCATGCCGACACCCGCCTTCAGACCCGGTTGACCCCGCAGGGCCTTCAGAAACGGCTGCTCGAACTCTATTTCGATGCCCGGACATTGGAGGAGGAACAAGGCGTCAACATTCTTTACCTTACATTGGGGACTCTCAAGTGGGTCGACCCGGCCAATGCCGCCAACATCAGGCATGCCCCGCTGCTCTTGATTCCTGTTTCGCTGGATCGTGGCAATGCCGCGGAAAAATTCAAGCTTCGTGCGCGGCAGGAGGATTTTTCCTCAAACCTGTCGCTTGAAACCTTCCTTGACCGTGTTCACGGTATTTCCTTGCCGACGTTTGAAGCCACGGATTCCTTTGAGCCGCTTTCATATTTTGAAAGCGTCGCGGATGCGGTGGCTGGCAAGGCGGGCTGGACAGTCCAGCATGACGAGATGGCGTTAGGTTTTTTTTCGTTCGCCAAGTTCTTGATGTACCGCGATCTTGACCCGGAAACATGGCCAGCCCACGCCCGAATAAGCGACAGGCCGCTGATCCGCTGTGCTCTCGCCGATGGTTTCGCTGGCTCCGACGGAATGATTCCCGAAGACGCCAAGATCGACCCCTTCATACCTCCTTCGGAAATGCTGCACATCGTGGACAGCGACAGCAGTCAGGCCTTGGCTGTCCACGAGGTCCGGCGTGGGCGCGACATGGTGATCCAGGGGCCCCCCGGCACCGGTAAAAGCCAGACGATCGCCAACATCATCGCCGCCGCCGTTGCGGACGGAAAGACAGTGCTTTTCGTTGCGGAAAAGATGGCTGCGTTGGAGGTGGTGAAGCGTCGGCTTGATGCCACTGGAGTGGGTGACGCCTGCCTTGAACTGCACAGCAACAAGGCGAACAAGCGGGCATTGCTCGATGAATTGCGCCGTACATGGCATCTGGGTGTGCCCAAAACGCAAGATGCGGGCACCTTGTACGCCAGGCTTGCGGAACTGCGTGATGGCCTGAATGCCCATGCCGCGAGGCTGCATTGTTGTCATGTCACTGCGGGACTCAGCCCGTATCAGGTGATCGGGCAACTTGTCCGGCTGCGTCAGGCAGGCGAACGGCCCAACGATATCGTACTTGAAAACCCTGGGGAGTGGACATCTGACGGGTTTGCGGACCGGCATGCCGTGCTTGCCGAATTGGCGTCGCGCGTGGAGGAGATCGGCACGCCGTCCGATCACGTCTGGAGCGGCGTCGGGTTGGCGTCGATAACGCCGATGGATGTGGAGAGGTTTACAGGCCGTTTTTCCGCCTTGGCTGAGCGTCTGGTGGCGCTTGACGAGAAACAGGCCGACATGGCCACCCTGTTGGAACGTGAACGCGCCGCAACTCTTGATGCCCTTTCACCCCTCATCGAATTGGCCGTTCGGATTGCTGGCACGCCGGGACTTCCGCAGAGCGCGCTTTCCTCACCTGCGTGGCAGGAGAAATATGACGATATCCGGGCGTTGCTGACGACCGGCAAGCGGTACACCCAACTGAGGGAAGAACTGGCATCGGGCTTTACCAGTGCGGCGTGGGAAACGGAGACAGGAACTGCCCGTGCCACGCTGTCCCGGTTGCCGCTCTCCTTTTCCCCGGACGGATTTGGCCGGTTGGCGATCCTGGTTGACCGGCTTCCGATGCTGACCGCAGAGGCGGAAGCATTGGCCAGGGCGATGGAGCGTCCTGCGCCGTTGGCTCTTGCTGATATCCTGCGCCTAGTGAAGGTTGGCGAACGCGTTCTGGCTGCGCCGCCTTCCAGCCGCGAAGCGTTCGCGGCAGATGCGTGGGATGGCAATACAGGGCGTGCGGCAGATTTGGCTGGCGCAGCTCTCGCCCTCGAACAAGTCCGATCCGAAATCGGCGCATCAATTTCCGATGCCGCGTGGGGCATGGATCTGGCTGCGGCGCGTACGGCCCTTGCCGCACACGGCACGGGATTTTTCAAAATATTCAGTGGTGAGTGGCGGCGGGCCAATCGGCTTGTCCGGTCCATTCTTGTGCATCCAGAGCAGCCGTTGGCGGCCACACTGACGCAACTGGATGCGCTTGCGCGGGGCCAGGCGGCGAAGCGTTTGCTGGAAGCGGAAGACGCTTTGGGCAAGACCCTTTTTGCAACGGATTGGCGGCAAGATCGCTCGGTTTCCGGCCCCCTGCTGGCACTGGTGGAGTGGATGCAATCCGTTGAAGGGCTTGGAGCAGAGCCGCGTACGGTGGTGGCTGCAAATCCTGACCGGGATGTCATTGCGCGGCATGTCGCGGGCACGGAGAATCTGCTTGCCGAAGTGAGCCCGATTGTCGCCAAAGTCTGGAGCGAGTTGCCTGCATCGGCTGCCGTGTTTGGCGATGCGCCGACTGCGGAAAGGGCGAATATCGCTTCGCTGCTTGTCGCCGCCACGTCTTTTACGGATGCCGCTCGTGCAACGGGGGCCATATTTACGGAAGTTCCCACATCGCTTTCCGAACGGCTCAACATGTTGGAACGGCTTGCCGAAGGCCAGGTGTGTGCGCGGTTTCTCGACGCAGGCGATGCACTTGGACGCTCTGCATTTGCAACAAGCTGGATTGGCAGTGACTCCGATTGGCGCGAACTGGATGTGGCCGCCACATGGATTGCCTCCAATGGGGATATCCGGCTGCTGGCGAGCCGTGTGGAGGATCGCCGACACGTTGCCGCCCAGGTCGAGGCCATCAAGTCAGAGCGCGCCTCACTGATTGCCGATGGCGTGTGCCTTCTGGAGGATATCCGTCTCGCTCCCAGGCATGATTTCGATACCGCCCGGATTGGGACGGTTCCCATTGCGCGGCTGTGCGCTAGCTTTGGCGAGTGGGCGGCAAGCGGAGAACAGCTTTTCAAGTGGGTTGCCTATCGTGACCGCGCAGATCGCGGCAGGGCGCTTGGTTGCGGCGATGTCGTCATGCGGCTTGAAGATGGCAGGCTAACGCCAGGCGAGGTGCTGCCAGCCTTCGAGATGGCGTATTACGAGGCCATCTATGCGGAATTGGTGCGCATGAACCCCGATCTGGGCCGATTTGACGGCACGTTGCATGGGCGGCTCGTGCGAGACTTTGCCGATCTTGATCGGAAGCGGATTGCCCATGCCGGAGTGGAGGTAGTCCAGGCGCATCACAAACGTGTCCCCCCTCGTGATGGATCGGCCATTGGACCGCTGGGGGTGCTGCGTGCCGAAATGCAGAGGAAGCGCGGCCATATGCCCATTCGCAAGCTGATGGAGCGGGCAGGACAGGCCGTCCAGGCGCTCAAGCCGGTGTTCATGATGAGTCCGCTCTCTGTCGCGCAGTTTCTTGCACCGGGCGTGTTCGATTTCGACCTTCTGGTGATGGACGAAGCAAGCCAGATTCAGCCGGTGGACGCGCTTGGCGCCATTGCTCGTGCAAGGCAGGTGGTCGTGGTGGGTGACCCCAAACAGCTACCCCCTACGGCCTTCTTTTCAAAGATAACGGGCAACGGGAGTGAGGACGATGACAGTGACGGCGGGCGTGTGGCCGATATCGAGAGTATTCTCGGCCTGTTTACCGCGCGAGGCCTGCCGACGCGCATGCTGCGCTGGCACTACCGCAGCAAACACGAGTCGCTGATCGCGGTCAGCAACCGTCAGTTTTACGAAGGCAAGCTGTTTATCGTTCCAAGCCCCTATACGGCAGAGGCAGGCATGGGGCTTCGCTTCCATTACATTTCGGAGGGCCTGTTCGACGCAGGCGGCACACGGACCAACAAGATAGAGGCGAAGATCGTCGCACAGGCCATCATCGACCATGCGCGCGAATGCCCGCACCTGTCGCTGGGGGTTGCCGCCTTCTCCGCCGCGCAACGGCGGGCCATTCTTGATCAGTTGGAACTGATGCGGCGTAGTTTGCCGTCTGACACAGAAGCGTTCTTTCAAGCGCACCCTGCAGAACCGTTTTTTGTCAAGAATCTGGAAAATGTTCAGGGTGATGAACGCGATGTGATCTTCATCTCAGTGGGCTACGGTCCCACCACTCCGGGTGGACGTCCTCCCATGCGCTTTGGTCCGCTTGGCTCCGAGGGGGGAGAGCGGCGTCTCAATGTCTTGATTTCGCGCGCCAAACAGCGCTGCGAGGTGTTTTCGTCCATGACCGACGAGGATATTGACCCTGACTTCGCCGCGACCCGCAAGGGCGTTTTGGCGTTCCGCCTGTTCCTGCACTATGCCCGGACCGGGCGGATGACCATGGCGGAAAGCACCGGACGGGACTACGACAGCGTCTTCGAGGAGCAAGTGGCCCAGGCGCTTCAGACACGAGGGTATCAGGTGCATCGGCAGGTCGGGCTCGCGGGTTTCTTCATTGATCTCGCCATAGCCGATGCCGAACGTCCCGGTCGCTATCTGCTTGGCATCGAGTGCGACGGCGCATCTTACCATGACGCCCGTTCCGCGCGTGATCGCGACCGGCTGCGGCAATCCGTTCTGGAAAGCCACGGCTGGGTAATCCACCGGGTCTGGAGCACGGACTGGTTTCAGCGGCCTGCGGAGCAGCTTGAACTCATTATTGCCAGGATCGAGGCGGCCAAGGAAGAGTATGACACCAAGGCCGCGAGCCGTTCCACACGGGCGGTGCCCATTGAAATTGTGGCTATCGAGCGAGAGGATGTGACCGAGATCGGGCTTGTCCCCACGGACGATGAGAGCCCGTCTGCCGGAGCTGAATATGTTGAAGCCGTGTTGCAACGGCCGACATATCGCACCGACGAACTGCACGAAACGCCGACAGGCATACTGACAAATCTTGTCGTTGAAGCCGTTAGTGTTGAAGGGCCGGTGCATGTCGATGAGGTCGTTCATCGCATTCGTGATGCCTGGGGATTGAAGAGGGCAGGCGGACGTATTCAGGACGCCATTGAGGCCGCAGTAAAAGTGGCGGTGAAGACGGGGCGGATCGAGCGTGTGTCGCAATTCTTGTCCATCCCCAACGAACCCGTGCGCATACGTGACAGAAGCACCACGAAGTCTTTCAATTTGCGCCGGGCGGACATGCTGCCGCCAGCGGAAATAGATGCCGCCATTCTGGATATTGCTCGGAATAACTTTGGCGCGACAAGAGACCAGATGGTGCAGGCGACGTCCCGCATGCTGGGCATCAAGGTGACCAGCGCAGCCGTGCGGGCTGTCATAGAGCAACAGATAGACGAGGCGGTTGCATCCGGAGCTCTTGTGCTGCAGGCGGATATCCTGACACCAGCGGCACTCAGCTAG
- a CDS encoding GGDEF domain-containing protein — protein sequence MKHTELTLCEQMHIGVQAVDRRLRLVGVTREDCATLKRFKSVITANTEELVDEFYDVLSKVDEVARLIGDKEGLLRLKRSLTSYVLTLFDGEYGLDYVQSRLRVGLVHKRIGVTPKLFMTAVLHLIKMLRLRIRSEVPGMEQQLEVLHALEKVVFFDLALIFDTYIQSLMDEILFRSEDLTTYAKELEQMVAERTRELEDLAHQDGLTGIPNQRHFRAELRREFLRAQRMGTHFVLAYVDLDQFKAANDTWGHKAGDQILEMMAECLRGCSREGDVPARYGGDEFCAILVDTDMEGAKKWACRLIDSFDASGDTRGVTLSIGLARYDPAQDMEPEHLLKRADAAMYRAKLLPGHATMASECDEVELECEAPQPRQGRHERQGRSRARAVQETPATQIAETA from the coding sequence ATGAAACACACGGAACTGACCCTTTGCGAACAGATGCACATCGGTGTGCAGGCCGTGGATCGTCGGTTGCGCCTGGTGGGCGTGACCAGGGAAGACTGCGCCACCCTGAAGCGCTTCAAGTCCGTCATCACCGCCAACACCGAAGAACTGGTGGACGAATTCTACGATGTGCTGTCCAAGGTGGACGAGGTGGCCCGGCTCATCGGCGACAAGGAGGGGCTGCTGCGGCTCAAGCGCTCGCTGACCAGCTACGTGCTCACCCTGTTCGATGGCGAGTACGGGCTGGACTACGTGCAGAGCAGGTTGCGGGTGGGGCTGGTGCACAAGCGCATCGGCGTCACGCCCAAGCTGTTCATGACCGCCGTGCTGCATCTGATCAAGATGCTGCGCCTGCGCATCCGCAGCGAAGTGCCCGGCATGGAGCAGCAACTGGAGGTGCTGCACGCCCTGGAGAAGGTGGTGTTTTTCGATCTGGCACTCATCTTCGACACCTACATCCAGAGCCTGATGGATGAAATCCTGTTCCGCAGCGAGGACCTGACCACCTACGCCAAGGAACTGGAACAGATGGTGGCCGAGCGTACCCGCGAACTGGAAGACCTGGCCCACCAGGACGGGTTGACCGGCATCCCCAACCAGCGCCACTTTCGTGCTGAGCTGCGGCGCGAATTCCTGCGCGCCCAGCGCATGGGCACCCACTTCGTACTGGCCTACGTGGATCTGGACCAATTCAAGGCCGCCAACGATACGTGGGGGCACAAGGCAGGCGACCAGATACTGGAAATGATGGCGGAATGCCTGCGCGGCTGCAGCCGTGAAGGCGACGTGCCCGCCCGTTACGGCGGCGACGAATTCTGTGCCATCCTGGTGGATACGGACATGGAAGGGGCCAAAAAGTGGGCGTGCAGGCTCATCGATTCGTTCGACGCCAGCGGCGACACCCGGGGGGTGACCCTGAGCATCGGCCTTGCCAGATACGACCCGGCCCAGGACATGGAACCGGAACATCTGCTGAAGCGGGCGGATGCGGCCATGTACCGTGCCAAACTGCTGCCGGGCCACGCCACCATGGCCAGCGAATGCGACGAGGTGGAACTGGAGTGCGAAGCCCCGCAACCACGACAGGGGCGCCATGAGCGACAGGGGCGTTCGCGGGCCAGGGCAGTGCAGGAGACACCAGCAACCCAGATTGCGGAAACCGCATGA
- a CDS encoding ABC transporter ATP-binding protein, translating to MTTDHTASAPAIIIEARDLCKSYPATDGGAPAPVLRGVSLRVAPGEFVAVAGRSGSGKSTLLNVLASLTLPDSGTVLFDGQDITQVSEARRNRLRHSDFAVIFQAHHLMPYLTALENVLLPFMNGLAPVPAAMAEKGCRVLNRVGLCGKAGSLPGALSGGEQQRVAIARALVRDARVLFADEPTGSLDTATGEAIMELLAELGRDGLTTVMVTHNPEYARRAHRTLVMRDGLMVDGLD from the coding sequence ATGACCACAGATCACACTGCCAGCGCCCCGGCCATCATCATCGAGGCGCGCGACCTTTGCAAGAGCTACCCTGCCACCGACGGCGGCGCGCCCGCGCCCGTGCTGCGCGGCGTTTCGTTGCGCGTGGCCCCCGGAGAATTCGTGGCCGTGGCGGGCCGTTCCGGCTCGGGAAAATCCACCCTGCTCAACGTGCTGGCCTCGCTGACCCTGCCCGATTCGGGCACGGTGCTGTTCGACGGGCAGGACATCACCCAGGTATCCGAGGCCCGGCGCAACCGCCTGCGTCACAGCGACTTTGCCGTGATCTTTCAGGCCCACCACCTGATGCCCTACCTGACCGCGCTGGAGAACGTGCTGCTGCCGTTCATGAACGGCCTGGCTCCGGTGCCCGCGGCCATGGCCGAAAAGGGCTGCCGCGTGCTGAACAGGGTGGGGCTGTGCGGCAAGGCCGGTTCACTGCCCGGCGCGCTTTCCGGCGGGGAACAGCAGCGCGTGGCCATTGCCCGCGCCCTGGTGCGCGACGCCCGCGTGCTGTTTGCCGACGAACCCACCGGCAGCCTGGATACCGCCACGGGCGAGGCCATCATGGAACTGCTGGCCGAACTGGGCCGCGACGGCCTGACCACGGTGATGGTCACCCACAACCCGGAATACGCCCGCCGCGCCCACCGCACACTGGTCATGCGCGACGGCCTGATGGTGGACGGCCTTGACTGA
- a CDS encoding ABC transporter permease has product MNILTIPLRCARKKWLRTLSLFCIFTLGVASIVALREVSAVVGESLERKLTSFGANIMVSPARETLTISYGGLPLGDLLLDEGHLPQADTARRIRSIEFNANIAAVAPKLVTMARIGSPAGAATPVAPLPVAVVGVDWPEELSLKGYWAIDGATPKSPDGALAGHAVAARLGLAPGSVVDVNGHAVTVTGVIGSTGSDDDNVLLADIGFVQRAFNLPDKASFVEVAALCAGCPIDDIVAQLRAALPGQDIKALRHVVEQRMYSVHFAQQLALVVSLVILLTACAMVVMSMLSAVNERRREIGILRSVGFSRFGVFTVFASEALLVGVAAGLAGHLTGHGLALKVLALLHMADVAPPAFSPGALALTTCGIAAVSVLAAAFPAWKASRVEPAAALVSL; this is encoded by the coding sequence ATGAACATCCTGACCATTCCGCTGCGTTGCGCCCGCAAGAAGTGGCTGCGCACCCTCTCGCTGTTCTGCATCTTCACCCTTGGTGTGGCATCCATCGTGGCCCTGCGCGAGGTGTCCGCCGTGGTGGGCGAAAGCCTGGAGCGCAAGCTGACCAGCTTTGGCGCCAACATCATGGTTTCCCCGGCGCGCGAGACGCTTACCATCAGCTATGGCGGTCTGCCCCTTGGCGACCTGCTGCTGGACGAGGGGCATCTGCCGCAGGCGGACACCGCCAGGCGCATCCGGTCCATCGAGTTCAACGCCAACATCGCCGCCGTGGCCCCCAAGCTGGTGACCATGGCCCGCATCGGCTCGCCCGCAGGGGCGGCCACGCCCGTGGCGCCGCTGCCGGTTGCGGTCGTGGGCGTGGACTGGCCGGAGGAACTTTCGCTGAAGGGCTACTGGGCCATCGACGGCGCCACCCCCAAATCCCCGGACGGGGCGCTGGCGGGCCACGCCGTGGCCGCGCGGCTGGGCCTTGCGCCGGGCAGCGTGGTGGACGTCAACGGCCATGCGGTGACCGTCACCGGGGTCATCGGGTCCACCGGCAGCGACGACGACAACGTGCTGCTGGCGGACATCGGCTTCGTGCAGCGGGCCTTCAACCTGCCGGACAAGGCCAGCTTCGTGGAAGTGGCGGCCCTGTGCGCGGGCTGCCCCATCGACGACATCGTCGCCCAGTTGCGCGCCGCGCTGCCGGGGCAGGACATCAAGGCCCTGCGCCATGTGGTGGAGCAGCGCATGTATTCCGTGCATTTTGCCCAGCAACTGGCGCTGGTTGTCAGCCTGGTCATCCTGCTGACGGCCTGCGCCATGGTGGTCATGTCCATGCTGTCCGCCGTCAACGAGCGGCGACGCGAGATCGGCATCCTGCGTTCGGTGGGCTTTTCGCGCTTCGGGGTGTTCACCGTGTTCGCGTCCGAGGCGCTGCTGGTGGGCGTGGCCGCCGGGCTTGCCGGGCATCTGACCGGGCATGGCCTGGCCCTGAAGGTGCTGGCGCTGCTGCACATGGCCGACGTTGCCCCGCCCGCGTTCAGCCCCGGTGCGCTGGCCCTGACGACCTGCGGCATCGCCGCCGTGTCCGTGCTGGCGGCGGCCTTCCCGGCGTGGAAGGCGTCGAGGGTGGAGCCTGCGGCCGCGCTCGTGTCCCTGTAG
- a CDS encoding DUF2318 domain-containing protein, with product MKLFRLILSATLMVLVLTGAAHAFFGFGSKYETVQPQGDTIRIKAADITPTAKFYATKDGTTEIRFFVVKGPDGTPRAALDACDVCWREGKGYRQEGANMICENCGMVFNTARINEVRGGCNPHPLERTMDGGDLLLRVAELKAGAKYFATAK from the coding sequence ATGAAGCTTTTCCGTCTGATTCTTTCGGCCACCCTCATGGTGTTGGTCCTGACCGGCGCGGCCCACGCCTTTTTCGGCTTCGGCAGCAAGTATGAAACCGTGCAGCCGCAAGGCGATACCATCCGCATCAAGGCCGCCGACATCACCCCCACGGCGAAGTTCTACGCCACCAAGGACGGCACCACCGAAATCCGCTTTTTCGTGGTGAAGGGCCCTGACGGCACCCCCCGCGCCGCGCTGGATGCCTGCGACGTGTGCTGGCGCGAGGGCAAGGGCTATCGCCAGGAAGGGGCCAACATGATCTGCGAGAACTGCGGCATGGTCTTCAATACCGCGCGCATCAACGAGGTGCGCGGCGGCTGCAACCCGCACCCGCTGGAACGCACCATGGACGGCGGCGATCTGCTGCTGCGCGTGGCGGAGTTGAAGGCCGGGGCCAAGTACTTCGCCACCGCGAAGTAA
- the ybaK gene encoding Cys-tRNA(Pro) deacylase: MTPAIDRAKKARIAYTIHEYTHDPAAESYGREAADKLGVDPARVFKTLVVAAGDGLVVAVVPVLHQLDLKQLARVVGAKKAAMADVAMAERVTGYVVGGVSPLGQKKRLPTVIDASAQEYPTIYVSAGRRGVEIELSPADLAALTGAAFADVAA, translated from the coding sequence ATGACTCCGGCCATCGACCGCGCCAAAAAGGCCAGGATCGCCTACACCATCCATGAATACACCCACGACCCGGCAGCGGAATCCTATGGCCGCGAAGCGGCGGACAAGCTGGGCGTGGACCCGGCCCGCGTGTTCAAGACCCTGGTGGTGGCCGCTGGCGACGGGTTGGTGGTGGCCGTGGTGCCCGTGCTGCACCAGTTGGACCTGAAGCAGCTGGCCCGCGTGGTGGGCGCCAAGAAAGCCGCCATGGCCGACGTGGCCATGGCCGAGCGCGTGACCGGCTACGTGGTGGGCGGGGTAAGCCCGCTGGGCCAGAAAAAGCGCCTGCCCACGGTCATCGACGCTTCCGCGCAGGAATACCCCACCATTTACGTCAGCGCGGGTCGCCGGGGCGTGGAGATAGAACTTTCGCCCGCCGACCTTGCCGCCCTGACCGGGGCCGCTTTCGCCGACGTGGCGGCCTGA